In one Musa acuminata AAA Group cultivar baxijiao chromosome BXJ2-5, Cavendish_Baxijiao_AAA, whole genome shotgun sequence genomic region, the following are encoded:
- the LOC135611554 gene encoding uncharacterized protein LOC135611554, with protein sequence MPNDPHTDPLGPVTHGEGEMLTSTPDRYWRMFNDLGMPPPLTTVDPPAALPKAFLALAKQVQGMMEIMQTVVPLIPEIKRLTDASADPAHLRPSAGQDATGETRDGAIHHEGSPTRVSPAPSRAARRRPEPDTVSSDSADSFLKVQFSQVNRRLDEFRRELQRSRDESSEGISGGSPFVQEIQEKPIPLNFRVPALETYDGGSDPAEHVAAFRTQMALYGTSDALMCRMFPTTFRGPARAWFSRLRQSSIASFDQFAKEFEQNFLTSARPRPSIAALLALSQHEEETLAQFVTRFAAEIRGYSNTHPSLIMQAFLTGLKPSRFF encoded by the coding sequence aTGCCGAACGATCCTCACACCGACCCTCTCGGACCCGTCACCCACGGAGAAGGAGAAATGCTGACGTCAACGCCAGATCGTTATTGGCGCATGTTCAACGACTTAGGGATGCCACCCCCGTTAACCACGGTCGACCCTCCGGCCGCACTGCCCAAGGCGTTCCTCGCTCTCGCTAAGCAAGTGCAGGGAATGATGGAGATAATGCAAACCGTTGTCCCACTTATTCCCGAAATCAAGCGACTGACGGACGCCTCCGCCGACCCGGCCCATCTAAGGCCGAGCGCGGGACAGGATGCAACCGGTGAAACCCGAGACGGAGCCATCCACCACGAAGGTTCGCCCACGCGCGTCTCTCCTGCCCCCTCTCGAGCCGCACGGCGCCGCCCCGAGCCTGACACCGTATCGTCCGACTCGGCGGACAGCTTCCTTAAGGTACAATTCTCCCAGGTCAATCGCCGCCTGGACGAGTTCCGACGCGAGCTCCAAAGGTCGCGGGACGAATCAAGCGAGGGCATCTCGGGGGGGTCCCCTTTCGTTCAGGAAATACAAGAAAAACCCATCCCCCTCAACTTTAGGGTGCCGGCCCTCGAAACATACGACGGCGGCTCCGACCCAGCAGAGCATGTCGCCGCGTTCAGAACTCAGATGGCCCTTTACGGCACGTCCGACGCGCTAATGTGCCGTATGTTTCCGACCACCTTCAGAGGACCAGCACGAGCGTGGTTCAGCCGGCTGCGACAATCCTCGATCGCGTCTTTTGACCAGTTCGCCAAAGAGTTCGAACAAAACTTCCTTACCAGCGCGCGGCCTCGGCCTTCCATAGCCGCCCTGCTGGCACTATCGCAGCACGAAGAAGAAACGCTCGCGCAGTTCGTGACGCGCTTCGCCGCGGAGATCCGCGGCTATTCGAACACTCACCCCTCTTTGATCATGCAAGCGTTCCTGACGGGGCTGAAACCATCGAGATTCTTCTAG
- the LOC103974113 gene encoding adenylate isopentenyltransferase 5, chloroplastic encodes MGSFETRSGPKDKVVLVLGATGTGKSRLAVDLAAYFDGEIVNSDKMQVYDGLDVITNKVTDEERAGIPHHLIGGIPRDAEFTASDFRREAILAVESIVRRGRLPIVAGGSNSYIEAMIEGAGREFRRRYECCFLWVDVQLPELHAFVAERVDCMVGRGLVQEVRGLFDPDVVDYSRGIRRAIGVPEMDRYLRAEGTETDEEAKARLLEAALDEIKANTCKLTCCQLQKIHRLSTLSGWNVNKVDATEVLRKKGKKEDEAWAAQVACPSIEIVAKFLQQTITEEDQVAEAAAQEAEQFALVTKENRPCLMNETVVLAATTTKAAAALVTAGVDMVKVASTTVAVVGATV; translated from the coding sequence ATGGGATCCTTCGAGACCAGAAGTGGTCCCAAGGACAAGGTGGTGCTGGTGCTGGGTGCAACCGGCACTGGCAAGTCGCGGCTTGCTGTCGATCTCGCCGCTTACTTTGACGGCGAAATCGTCAACTCCGACAAAATGCAAGTGTATGACGGCCTTGACGTCATCACCAACAAGGTCACCGACGAGGAACGTGCCGGGATCCCCCATCACCTTATCGGTGGCATACCCCGCGACGCTGAGTTCACGGCGTCCGACTTCCGCCGGGAGGCAATACTAGCGGTGGAGTCGATTGTCCGGCGGGGAAGGCTCCCCATCGTCGCTGGCGGATCCAACTCCTACATCGAGGCGATGATTGAGGGGGCCGGGAGGGAGTTCAGGAGGCGGTACGAGTGCTGCTTCCTGTGGGTGGATGTCCAGCTCCCGGAGCTGCATGCGTTCGTTGCGGAGCGCGTCGACTGCATGGTAGGACGTGGGCTGGTGCAGGAGGTGAGGGGGCTCTTTGACCCAGACGTCGTGGATTACTCCCGGGGAATACGAAGAGCTATCGGGGTGCCGGAGATGGACCGTTATCTCCGCGCCGAGGGCACAGAGACGGACGAGGAGGCCAAGGCGAGGCTGCTAGAGGCAGCACTGGACGAGATCAAGGCAAACACATGCAAACTGACGTGCTGCCAGCTGCAGAAGATCCACAGGCTCTCCACTCTTTCCGGATGGAACGTGAACAAGGTGGACGCCACAGAGGTGTTgaggaagaaggggaagaaggaagaCGAGGCCTGGGCGGCGCAGGTGGCGTGCCCCAGCATCGAGATCGTCGCAAAATTCTTACAACAAACGATAACAGAAGAAGACCAAGTGGCGGAAGCCGCAGCACAGGAGGCAGAGCAATTTGCCTTGGTTACTAAAGAGAACCGGCCTTGCCTCATGAATGAAACAGTGGTGCTGGCTGCTACGACCACGAAGGCTGCCGCGGCTCTGGTCACGGCCGGCGTGGACATGGTCAAGGTAGCTTCCACCACAGTCGCCGTGGTGGGGGCCACGGTATAA